A single Thermoleophilia bacterium DNA region contains:
- a CDS encoding nucleoside kinase, giving the protein MRETHLRQGRQTVKLGLIKVIHDLFPGETLKTAYSIMEGIFCNLDGSVVSTREVKQIEVALKEWVRRGDPIQPLGRENGYYVYQVDGLTVRTVYPARCRPSAVEDFSVIPFSYGFIVDFGDEAREGVPLVPPFHLAAAQEENQRWLDRIDVEEVADVNSYIRDHRQLKLIGMAEALHEKRISAIADEILRLQRALRILLISGPSSSGKTSFAQRLSTQLEVNGLRPVALSTDNYFVDRVNTPRDAQGDFDFEALTALDLPLLQDHVTRLVLGGTVDVPTFDFVAARRTAETTRMSLGPGEILIIEGIHALDPALLGDIPRTMLYKIYVSALGGLNIDMVNRVPTTEIRLVRRIVRDAKYRGISPEDTIGRWDSVRRGEYRDIFRFQEDADVMFNSSVVYELNALRPFAEAALRGIPSGSPAHHARDRLMNLLSFFAPIDIEKVPFNSILREFVGGSIYFDGK; this is encoded by the coding sequence ATGCGAGAGACACATCTGCGCCAGGGACGCCAGACGGTCAAGCTGGGACTCATCAAGGTGATTCACGACCTGTTTCCGGGCGAGACTCTGAAGACCGCCTACTCCATCATGGAGGGCATCTTCTGCAATCTGGACGGTTCCGTGGTGTCGACGCGCGAGGTCAAGCAGATCGAGGTCGCGCTCAAGGAGTGGGTGCGGCGTGGGGACCCTATTCAGCCCCTCGGCCGCGAGAACGGCTACTACGTGTATCAGGTCGACGGTCTGACGGTGCGGACCGTGTACCCGGCGCGCTGCCGGCCCTCGGCGGTGGAGGACTTCTCGGTCATTCCCTTCTCGTACGGGTTCATCGTCGACTTCGGTGACGAGGCCAGAGAGGGCGTCCCGCTCGTCCCGCCCTTCCACCTTGCCGCGGCGCAGGAGGAGAACCAGCGCTGGCTCGACAGGATCGACGTCGAGGAGGTCGCGGACGTCAATTCCTACATCCGCGACCATCGCCAGTTGAAGCTCATCGGCATGGCCGAAGCGTTGCACGAGAAGAGAATCTCGGCGATCGCCGACGAGATTCTTCGCCTGCAACGGGCGCTGCGCATCCTGCTCATCTCGGGACCGTCCTCGTCCGGCAAGACGTCATTCGCGCAGCGCCTGAGTACTCAGCTTGAGGTCAATGGCCTGCGGCCCGTCGCGCTTTCCACCGACAACTACTTCGTCGATCGGGTCAACACTCCCCGCGATGCGCAGGGCGACTTCGACTTCGAGGCGCTCACGGCGCTCGATCTGCCTCTTCTGCAGGACCACGTCACCCGTCTCGTGCTCGGCGGGACGGTCGATGTGCCGACCTTCGACTTCGTTGCCGCGCGACGCACCGCCGAGACGACGCGCATGAGTCTTGGGCCGGGCGAGATCCTCATCATCGAGGGGATTCATGCGCTCGATCCGGCGTTGCTGGGAGACATTCCGCGGACCATGCTCTACAAGATCTATGTGAGCGCGCTCGGCGGTCTCAACATCGACATGGTGAACCGTGTTCCGACAACGGAGATTCGCCTTGTACGCCGCATCGTGCGCGACGCCAAGTATCGCGGCATCTCACCGGAGGACACGATCGGTCGCTGGGACAGCGTGCGGCGAGGGGAATACCGCGACATCTTTCGCTTCCAGGAGGACGCGGACGTGATGTTCAACTCGAGTGTGGTCTATGAGCTCAACGCCCTGCGCCCGTTTGCGGAAGCGGCGTTGCGCGGGATCCCGAGCGGCAGTCCCGCGCACCACGCTCGGGATCGGTTGATGAATCTGCTCTCCTTCTTCGCGCCGATCGACATCGAGAAGGTGCCGTTCAACTCCATCCTGAGGGAGTTCGTTGGCGGCAGCATCTACTTCGACGGGAAGTAG
- a CDS encoding zinc ribbon domain-containing protein: protein MPTYDMVCNACGHEYELFLTRFISDEDKVCPQCASTEVTQRMSNFSMSIGCGASGRGNTGARLSGKPSASQKYMKYRDPKYYRKSR, encoded by the coding sequence ATGCCAACCTACGACATGGTGTGCAACGCGTGTGGTCACGAGTACGAGCTCTTCCTCACGCGTTTCATCAGCGACGAAGACAAGGTGTGCCCGCAGTGCGCCTCTACCGAGGTGACACAGCGTATGTCGAACTTCAGCATGAGCATCGGCTGCGGTGCGTCCGGTCGCGGCAACACCGGAGCGCGCTTGTCCGGCAAGCCCTCGGCGAGCCAGAAGTACATGAAGTACCGCGACCCGAAGTACTACCGCAAGAGTCGCTAG
- a CDS encoding VOC family protein: MVNTIVWADIPVRDMERARKFYGRVLEADVAVMEGSEGKVALLPGEPGSVTADLALTDREPSTDGCTIYLNSYGDGVAMLERAVAAGGELLMPLTDMGPMIGSLGYFKDSEGNRIGVHQPPAM, from the coding sequence ATGGTGAACACGATCGTGTGGGCCGACATTCCGGTGAGAGACATGGAGCGTGCGCGGAAGTTCTACGGCAGAGTCCTCGAGGCAGACGTCGCCGTCATGGAGGGCAGCGAAGGCAAAGTGGCTCTTCTGCCCGGCGAACCGGGGTCGGTTACCGCCGACCTTGCCCTCACGGACCGTGAGCCGAGCACGGACGGATGCACCATCTACCTCAATAGCTACGGCGATGGAGTGGCCATGCTGGAGCGTGCGGTCGCGGCCGGGGGCGAGCTCCTCATGCCTCTCACGGACATGGGGCCGATGATCGGCAGCCTCGGCTACTTCAAGGACAGCGAGGGCAATCGCATCGGTGTGCACCAGCCGCCTGCGATGTGA
- a CDS encoding SMR family transporter — protein sequence MAWAVLIVAGLLEAVWAVALKESHGFTKVGPDVVFVIAVVLSMAGLAYALRTLPVGTAYAVWVGIGAVSTAAYGIAMLGDPAGAGRIVCLILIVAGVAGLKLLHG from the coding sequence ATGGCGTGGGCAGTGCTTATCGTCGCAGGACTCCTGGAAGCCGTTTGGGCGGTCGCGCTGAAGGAGAGCCACGGCTTCACAAAGGTGGGTCCGGACGTCGTCTTCGTCATCGCCGTCGTCCTCTCGATGGCCGGGCTCGCCTATGCGCTGCGCACGCTCCCTGTGGGTACGGCGTACGCAGTGTGGGTCGGCATCGGCGCCGTCAGCACAGCCGCCTATGGGATCGCGATGCTCGGCGATCCGGCCGGCGCCGGACGCATCGTCTGCCTCATCCTGATCGTAGCGGGAGTAGCCGGCCTCAAGCTCCTGCACGGGTAG
- a CDS encoding DUF2202 domain-containing protein: MKKKLVVIGLVALIGVFSATAIALGSNSKSASTEATTVAAGDCTGDGEGTENHGQNGAHGDHESDAVGGGHGYGNGGGGNGGGGHGESTETGTHVASDPSQPLSDADAAGLVYMREEEKLAHDVYVALAETYGLRAFSNIARSETHHTDSIKQLLDIYSIDDPVGDNGAGEFEDAQLQQLYTSLMKQSEGGLVEALKVAIAIEETDIADLEERIAATDREDLQSVYGNLLRASQNHLRTFTNHLEAQTD; this comes from the coding sequence ATGAAGAAGAAACTAGTTGTCATCGGTCTCGTCGCCCTCATAGGCGTGTTCTCCGCTACGGCGATCGCGCTTGGCTCAAACTCCAAGAGCGCCTCGACTGAGGCCACGACCGTCGCCGCCGGCGACTGCACCGGCGACGGCGAGGGCACCGAGAATCACGGCCAGAACGGCGCTCACGGCGATCACGAGAGCGACGCGGTCGGCGGCGGCCACGGCTACGGCAATGGTGGTGGCGGCAACGGTGGCGGTGGCCACGGTGAGAGCACGGAGACGGGTACTCACGTCGCTTCAGACCCCTCGCAACCGCTCAGCGATGCGGATGCCGCCGGCCTCGTCTACATGCGCGAAGAAGAGAAGCTCGCGCACGACGTCTACGTCGCCCTGGCCGAGACCTACGGCCTGCGCGCGTTCTCGAACATCGCCCGGTCCGAGACCCACCACACGGACTCGATCAAGCAACTCCTCGACATCTACTCCATCGACGATCCCGTCGGCGACAACGGCGCCGGCGAGTTCGAGGACGCCCAGCTCCAGCAGCTCTACACGAGCCTGATGAAGCAGAGCGAGGGCGGCCTGGTCGAGGCGCTCAAGGTTGCCATCGCCATCGAAGAGACGGACATCGCCGACCTTGAGGAGCGCATCGCGGCGACGGATCGCGAAGACCTGCAGTCTGTGTACGGCAACCTGCTCCGCGCCAGCCAGAATCACCTGCGCACATTCACCAATCATCTCGAGGCGCAGACCGACTGA
- a CDS encoding MFS transporter produces the protein MIPPHIVVRPSVHSRYRFVILGVVWSAYLVVFLSRLCVGPLSPFLKDAFDLSNAQIGALTSVTAVTYAPTLLVAGWLVDRIGVRRALIVGSLITGVFVGSVALASSYFTVLVLLGLSGLGCGFIYPGAVKAVMEWFPPVERATAIGVNQSAVNISGMLGGAIMPALALAAGWQAGFLVAAGLAFVVCGLAAALYRRDGAGATPRPTLVPPEVEQGLPSVTGDEGVDQELVRRGFWAILRSRDILLLGFAAMFLCMVEFAALAHLVLYLKVTWAFSAVAAGGLLAVSQAAGGIGKPLSGLVSDRLLGRRRKAPLMALAVLAGLCCAVLAVLPAGRTALLWAALILLGVGAVGWGGLFGTLAGEIAGPAEAGAAAGATAAIDNIGIFVGPLLFGYIVDRSGTYAPAWWVMAGAAACAAFLVGLIQERRTA, from the coding sequence GTGATCCCTCCGCACATCGTCGTCAGACCGTCCGTGCACTCCCGCTATCGCTTCGTGATCCTCGGCGTGGTGTGGAGCGCGTATCTCGTCGTCTTTCTCTCGCGTCTCTGCGTGGGTCCGTTGTCGCCGTTCCTCAAGGATGCCTTTGATCTCAGCAATGCTCAGATCGGGGCTCTTACGAGCGTCACTGCCGTAACCTATGCGCCCACGCTTCTCGTGGCCGGCTGGCTTGTCGATCGCATCGGCGTGCGCCGGGCGCTCATCGTCGGCAGTCTCATCACCGGGGTCTTCGTCGGCTCCGTGGCGTTGGCGTCGAGCTACTTCACCGTGCTCGTTCTGCTCGGCCTGTCGGGGCTCGGCTGTGGGTTCATCTATCCGGGCGCCGTCAAGGCCGTGATGGAATGGTTCCCGCCGGTGGAGCGCGCCACGGCGATCGGCGTGAACCAATCGGCGGTCAACATCAGCGGCATGCTCGGCGGTGCGATCATGCCGGCGCTCGCTCTCGCCGCCGGCTGGCAGGCCGGTTTCCTCGTGGCCGCAGGACTGGCGTTCGTCGTCTGCGGCCTGGCGGCCGCACTGTATCGGCGGGATGGGGCCGGCGCTACGCCACGGCCGACGCTCGTCCCGCCCGAGGTCGAGCAGGGTCTGCCAAGCGTGACCGGTGATGAAGGCGTGGATCAGGAACTGGTGCGACGCGGCTTCTGGGCGATCCTGCGTTCACGTGACATCCTGCTGCTGGGTTTCGCGGCGATGTTTCTCTGCATGGTCGAGTTCGCCGCGCTGGCCCATCTGGTCTTGTATCTCAAGGTGACGTGGGCGTTCTCGGCGGTCGCGGCCGGGGGCTTGCTGGCCGTCTCCCAGGCGGCCGGCGGCATCGGCAAACCCTTGAGCGGCCTCGTCAGCGATCGTCTTCTCGGCCGCCGCCGTAAGGCCCCGCTGATGGCGCTCGCCGTACTCGCGGGGCTGTGCTGCGCCGTGCTCGCCGTGCTCCCGGCTGGTCGTACGGCGCTGCTCTGGGCGGCGCTGATCCTGCTCGGTGTCGGCGCTGTGGGGTGGGGAGGCTTGTTCGGCACGCTGGCGGGGGAGATCGCCGGGCCTGCGGAGGCGGGCGCAGCCGCCGGCGCGACCGCCGCCATCGATAACATTGGGATCTTCGTAGGGCCGCTGCTCTTTGGGTACATCGTCGACCGCAGCGGCACCTATGCGCCTGCGTGGTGGGTGATGGCCGGCGCCGCCGCCTGTGCGGCGTTCCTCGTGGGGCTGATTCAGGAGCGCCGCACGGCCTAG
- a CDS encoding YCF48-related protein yields the protein MRASPGRVSIVAVISVPAAILVVALVFAALGRQLSVLAFVTTLLVVSTFWILVARFRKRPKPAPEPPRIAWHLQHSDADTAALLGLSFVDAARGWAVGGSGTVLATTDGGETWSALDSGSTVELNAVAFSDAQHGFMVGNNEDGQGTILATTDGGGTWSEQTTSASLLSDITFPDATHGWAVGGDSTILATADRGETWHQQRSGGTESLLGVNFADATHGWAVGVDNERNAGIVLTTTDGGNTWTARRPRGSKPLRAVSFADIMHGWAVGDAGTVLVTADGGKTWKPQALGGPRSGQFVPTLHAVTFPDTMHGWAVGYDDQADRGLILTTIDGGGTWFKTPGRGCLYALAFPDATHGWAVGSEEASEGDTETALILAAVEHDDE from the coding sequence ATGCGCGCTTCGCCCGGTAGAGTCAGCATCGTCGCGGTCATCTCCGTCCCCGCCGCGATCCTCGTCGTCGCACTGGTGTTTGCTGCCCTCGGGCGACAGCTCAGCGTCCTGGCGTTCGTCACGACTCTGCTCGTGGTGAGCACGTTCTGGATCCTCGTCGCCAGGTTCCGCAAGCGTCCCAAACCCGCCCCCGAACCGCCGCGCATCGCGTGGCACCTCCAGCACTCGGACGCAGACACGGCCGCTCTGCTCGGTCTCTCCTTCGTGGATGCCGCTCGCGGCTGGGCGGTCGGCGGTAGCGGCACCGTCCTGGCCACAACCGACGGTGGCGAGACGTGGAGCGCGCTGGACTCGGGAAGCACAGTTGAGCTCAACGCCGTCGCTTTCAGCGACGCTCAGCACGGCTTCATGGTGGGCAACAACGAGGATGGGCAAGGGACCATCCTCGCCACTACAGACGGCGGCGGGACCTGGTCCGAGCAGACCACCAGCGCATCGCTCCTCAGCGACATCACCTTTCCCGACGCCACACATGGCTGGGCCGTCGGCGGCGACAGCACCATTCTCGCCACCGCGGACAGGGGCGAGACGTGGCACCAGCAGCGATCGGGCGGCACGGAATCTCTCCTCGGTGTGAACTTCGCCGACGCCACGCACGGCTGGGCGGTGGGCGTCGACAACGAGCGCAACGCCGGCATCGTTCTCACGACGACCGACGGCGGGAACACGTGGACGGCGCGAAGGCCGCGCGGCAGCAAGCCGCTCCGCGCCGTCTCCTTCGCCGACATCATGCACGGCTGGGCGGTGGGCGACGCCGGCACCGTGCTCGTCACCGCCGACGGCGGAAAGACGTGGAAGCCACAGGCCCTGGGAGGGCCGCGCAGCGGTCAGTTCGTCCCAACGCTGCACGCCGTCACATTCCCCGACACCATGCACGGCTGGGCGGTGGGATACGACGATCAAGCCGACAGAGGCTTGATCCTCACCACCATCGACGGGGGCGGCACGTGGTTCAAGACGCCCGGCAGGGGCTGCCTCTACGCGCTCGCCTTCCCCGACGCCACGCACGGCTGGGCGGTGGGTTCGGAGGAGGCGTCGGAAGGCGACACGGAAACCGCGCTGATCCTCGCGGCCGTCGAGCACGACGACGAGTAG
- a CDS encoding nitroreductase family protein — protein sequence MAPPGLNINLAWYGAITARRSRRRFSPRVISASDLAALQAFCDRCRPDSGVRVAMRQGHPEVYTGALQRIGGAYGRVEGAPWTAAFVGPDGAENDIGYVGEAFVLEATRLGLGTCWIAGSFDRSLAESLVSLREGERVHAITPVGHPLERKAFVERVMSGAVRSAARRQIEEIAPTLKRGLGPAHDAWPAWAITAVEAARLAPSGGNKQPWRFRLDSDALVLSGAEKAYWTAPIDFGIAMLHAELGAAYEGVRGVWQSLPEPDVARFVPGEAGAHRRQTTGR from the coding sequence GTGGCGCCACCCGGACTCAACATCAACCTCGCCTGGTACGGCGCCATCACCGCGCGACGCTCGCGCCGCCGCTTCAGCCCTCGCGTCATCTCCGCGTCCGATCTCGCAGCCCTGCAAGCGTTCTGCGACCGCTGCCGTCCCGACTCCGGAGTACGCGTCGCCATGCGGCAGGGCCATCCTGAGGTCTACACAGGTGCCCTGCAGCGCATCGGAGGCGCCTACGGACGCGTGGAGGGCGCTCCCTGGACGGCGGCCTTCGTTGGCCCGGACGGCGCCGAGAATGACATCGGCTACGTCGGCGAAGCGTTCGTCCTCGAGGCCACGCGCCTCGGCCTCGGCACGTGCTGGATCGCCGGCTCATTCGACCGCAGTCTCGCCGAGTCTCTCGTCTCGCTGCGGGAGGGCGAACGCGTCCACGCAATCACACCGGTGGGTCATCCACTTGAGCGCAAGGCGTTCGTGGAGCGGGTGATGAGCGGCGCGGTGCGTTCTGCCGCGCGCCGCCAGATCGAGGAAATAGCACCGACGCTCAAGCGCGGCTTGGGGCCGGCGCACGACGCGTGGCCGGCCTGGGCGATCACCGCCGTCGAGGCTGCCCGCCTGGCGCCGTCGGGCGGCAACAAGCAGCCCTGGCGCTTTCGCCTCGACAGCGACGCGCTCGTTCTGAGCGGCGCTGAGAAGGCGTACTGGACGGCGCCGATCGACTTCGGCATCGCGATGCTGCATGCCGAACTGGGAGCCGCCTACGAAGGCGTCCGTGGCGTTTGGCAATCGCTGCCGGAGCCCGACGTGGCCCGCTTCGTGCCCGGCGAGGCCGGCGCCCACCGGAGGCAAACCACGGGCAGGTGA
- a CDS encoding Txe/YoeB family addiction module toxin — protein sequence MSWRLLYTKQARKDARRLAAAGLKPKAQELLAVLEADPLFQSPPPFEKLVGDLSGAYSRRINIHHRLVYQVLAEERVVNVLRMWTHYG from the coding sequence GTGAGCTGGCGGCTGCTCTACACGAAGCAGGCGCGCAAGGACGCGAGGAGGCTCGCCGCGGCGGGTCTCAAGCCCAAGGCACAGGAGCTGCTCGCGGTGCTCGAGGCCGACCCGTTGTTCCAGTCGCCGCCGCCCTTCGAGAAGCTCGTCGGCGACCTCAGCGGAGCCTACTCGCGGCGCATCAACATCCATCACCGCCTCGTGTACCAGGTGCTCGCCGAGGAGCGTGTCGTCAACGTGCTCAGGATGTGGACCCACTACGGGTGA
- a CDS encoding MFS transporter, with protein sequence MPSLPRMTLDDVHERRWELLALTSIGAFMSPLDTSILSVAYPTMSPALHLSFSAALWVQAAYLVVMAVLLIPLGRMADHYGRVRFYLLGIAVFTVGSLLAALSMNAAWMIGSRATQGVGGALLSATSAAIVTAAFPPRERGRALGVNVMAVYLGLSLGPPLGGLLVEVLGWRWVFLVNLPVGVVSLVWGWLLLPRAQRSEHGETHPDVAGAISWAVCLLCLIVPLTFASHWGWESTRTIVSLLVSAAALVVFVWTESRARSPLLHLDLLRRNRLFAAANAAALLNYVAIGAIGVLTAIFLEVAQGRSAGVVGWLLLSQPALMAVLSPLSGRLSDSVGSRWLTSSGMAVIAIGMSALAMLEPESGMAHVIAALAIVGLGMAAFSAPNSSAVMGSVAREQLSLAGGFLGTMRVTGMALSFAVLGAVAASQLGHEGGRLIFSGESGTSSLAGGAIAAYALGYRYAMACGAVLAVVGAAVSLTRGPRVDDADTTRAGA encoded by the coding sequence ATGCCCTCCTTGCCGCGCATGACTCTCGACGATGTACACGAGCGGCGTTGGGAGTTGCTCGCTCTCACGTCGATCGGCGCCTTCATGAGTCCTCTCGACACCTCCATTCTGTCGGTCGCGTACCCCACGATGAGCCCGGCGCTTCACCTCAGTTTCTCGGCGGCGCTGTGGGTGCAGGCGGCGTACTTGGTAGTCATGGCCGTGTTGCTGATCCCGCTGGGCAGAATGGCCGACCACTACGGGCGCGTGCGGTTCTACCTGCTCGGCATCGCGGTCTTCACCGTCGGTTCGTTACTGGCCGCGCTGAGTATGAACGCGGCCTGGATGATCGGTAGCCGTGCAACGCAGGGCGTTGGCGGGGCGCTGCTCTCGGCCACATCGGCAGCCATCGTCACGGCCGCGTTCCCGCCGCGGGAGCGCGGCCGCGCCCTCGGCGTCAATGTCATGGCGGTCTACCTCGGCTTGAGCCTTGGACCGCCACTCGGTGGGCTGCTGGTCGAGGTGCTCGGCTGGCGCTGGGTGTTTCTCGTCAACCTGCCGGTGGGCGTGGTCTCGCTCGTGTGGGGCTGGCTGTTGCTGCCGCGAGCGCAAAGGTCGGAGCACGGCGAGACGCATCCCGACGTCGCCGGCGCTATCTCCTGGGCGGTGTGTCTGCTGTGCCTGATCGTTCCTCTCACGTTCGCCAGCCACTGGGGCTGGGAGAGTACTCGTACCATCGTCTCGCTGCTCGTCTCCGCCGCTGCGCTGGTGGTCTTTGTCTGGACGGAGTCGCGCGCACGGAGCCCGTTGCTCCACCTCGACCTATTGCGTCGCAACCGGTTGTTTGCTGCCGCCAACGCCGCCGCACTGCTCAACTACGTGGCGATCGGCGCCATTGGTGTGCTCACGGCGATCTTCTTGGAGGTGGCGCAAGGTCGCTCGGCCGGCGTGGTGGGGTGGCTGCTGCTCAGCCAGCCCGCTTTGATGGCTGTACTCAGCCCGCTGAGCGGGCGGTTGAGCGACAGCGTGGGGTCCCGCTGGCTCACATCGTCGGGCATGGCGGTGATCGCCATCGGCATGAGCGCCCTGGCGATGCTGGAGCCGGAGTCCGGCATGGCTCACGTCATCGCCGCGTTGGCGATCGTCGGCCTCGGTATGGCCGCCTTCAGCGCCCCCAACAGCTCGGCCGTGATGGGCAGTGTCGCGCGCGAGCAGTTGAGCCTTGCCGGCGGCTTTCTCGGCACCATGCGTGTCACGGGCATGGCGCTGAGTTTCGCCGTGCTGGGGGCCGTGGCCGCCAGCCAGCTCGGCCACGAGGGCGGCCGTCTGATCTTCTCCGGCGAGAGCGGCACGAGTTCGCTCGCCGGAGGAGCCATCGCCGCCTACGCGCTCGGGTATCGCTACGCGATGGCTTGTGGCGCCGTCCTCGCCGTCGTCGGCGCGGCGGTCTCGCTCACGCGCGGGCCGCGTGTTGACGATGCGGATACTACCCGTGCAGGAGCTTGA
- a CDS encoding DUF2202 domain-containing protein codes for MKSFKRPVALLAAALIVGVAAVGALLTNPAPAAAAQTRTVNATVAADLQHMREEEKLARDVYLVFDDLYGDQVAVFGKIAKSEAKHMLAIKRLLTYYGVADPVQKDVPGVFSDPDLQKLYDDLVDQGSTSLEDALDVGVAIETLDINDLEQAKSHTTVAKVIRVYNNLLRGSNNHLKAFTSVPTTCVNN; via the coding sequence ATGAAGTCATTCAAACGGCCGGTTGCGTTGCTAGCGGCGGCGCTCATCGTGGGCGTGGCCGCGGTGGGAGCTCTTCTCACGAATCCCGCCCCAGCCGCAGCGGCGCAGACACGAACGGTCAACGCCACGGTCGCCGCCGATCTGCAGCACATGCGCGAGGAGGAGAAGCTCGCCCGCGACGTCTACCTGGTGTTCGACGATCTCTACGGCGACCAGGTCGCGGTCTTCGGCAAGATCGCCAAGTCCGAGGCCAAGCACATGCTCGCCATCAAGCGTCTTCTCACCTACTACGGTGTCGCCGACCCCGTGCAGAAGGATGTCCCCGGAGTCTTCAGCGATCCCGATCTCCAGAAGCTCTACGACGACCTGGTCGACCAGGGCAGCACCTCCCTCGAGGACGCACTCGACGTCGGCGTCGCCATCGAGACACTCGACATCAACGACCTCGAGCAGGCCAAGTCGCACACCACGGTGGCCAAGGTCATTCGCGTCTACAACAACCTGTTGAGGGGCAGCAACAACCACCTGAAGGCGTTCACGAGCGTTCCTACGACCTGCGTCAACAACTAA
- a CDS encoding type II toxin-antitoxin system Phd/YefM family antitoxin — protein MTTISATEARRLLYQLLDDVARSHEPVQITGKRSNAVLVSEDDWRAVQETLYLVSIPGMRESIIEGMAVSADELGDELDW, from the coding sequence ATGACGACCATCAGCGCCACTGAGGCGCGCAGACTGCTCTACCAGCTCCTCGACGACGTGGCACGCTCGCACGAGCCGGTGCAGATCACCGGCAAGCGCAGCAACGCCGTACTCGTCTCGGAGGACGATTGGCGCGCGGTACAGGAGACGCTCTACCTCGTCTCGATCCCCGGCATGCGCGAGTCCATCATCGAGGGCATGGCCGTTTCCGCCGACGAGCTCGGGGACGAGCTCGACTGGTGA
- the grxC gene encoding glutaredoxin 3: protein MEAAPVPDIEIYTRTWCPYCAKAKTLLRAKNLTWREVDITLDVERQEEMIARAGQRTVPQIFINGDHVGGYDDLARLNATGELDRRLGNTPTTLDKLYDVAVVGGGPAGLTAAMYAARKSLSTLLVAGDVGGQLGTTRDVANYPGCDLILGPDLVQRLFVQTQRYEIHQLIGERVTGVRIDGRTKILDLESGREVRTLTLIIASGVQKRRLGVPGEKEFTGHGVFYCSTCDGPLMQDKAVTIVGGGNSALEAAIELEAIASQVFLVAMEGLTGDGVLQDKVTANPRIHVWNRHTITAIHGSEHIEAVTVADVASGAEERLRCDGVFIEIGYMPNTDFVLDLLDTNERGEILVDRRCHTGVRGVFAAGDCTDVHDKQIVIAVAEGATAALSAFEYLVTQA, encoded by the coding sequence ATGGAGGCAGCGCCGGTTCCCGACATCGAGATCTACACCCGCACTTGGTGCCCCTACTGTGCGAAAGCAAAGACGCTGCTGCGCGCCAAGAACCTCACCTGGCGCGAAGTCGACATCACCCTCGACGTCGAGCGCCAAGAGGAGATGATCGCCCGCGCCGGCCAGCGGACCGTCCCGCAGATCTTCATCAACGGCGATCACGTCGGCGGCTACGACGACCTCGCCCGGCTCAACGCCACAGGCGAACTCGACCGCCGCCTCGGAAACACGCCAACCACGCTGGACAAGCTCTATGACGTGGCGGTCGTGGGCGGCGGCCCTGCAGGCCTCACCGCCGCCATGTACGCCGCCCGCAAGAGCCTCAGCACGCTTCTCGTCGCCGGCGACGTCGGCGGCCAGCTCGGCACGACGAGAGACGTCGCCAACTACCCCGGCTGCGATCTCATCCTGGGACCAGACCTGGTGCAAAGACTGTTCGTGCAGACGCAACGCTACGAGATACACCAGCTCATCGGCGAGCGAGTCACCGGCGTGCGCATAGACGGCCGGACGAAGATCCTCGATCTCGAGTCCGGCCGCGAGGTGCGCACGCTCACCCTCATTATCGCCAGCGGCGTGCAGAAGCGCCGTCTCGGCGTACCCGGCGAGAAGGAGTTCACCGGGCACGGCGTGTTCTACTGCTCCACCTGCGACGGGCCGCTCATGCAGGACAAAGCCGTAACCATCGTCGGCGGCGGAAACTCCGCCCTCGAAGCGGCGATCGAACTGGAGGCGATCGCCAGCCAGGTATTCCTCGTGGCCATGGAAGGACTCACCGGCGACGGCGTGCTTCAGGACAAGGTGACCGCGAACCCTCGCATACATGTGTGGAATCGGCACACGATCACGGCCATCCACGGTAGTGAGCACATCGAGGCGGTCACCGTCGCCGACGTGGCCTCCGGAGCAGAGGAACGGCTGCGCTGCGACGGCGTATTCATCGAGATTGGGTACATGCCCAATACCGACTTTGTCCTCGACCTCCTCGACACCAACGAGCGCGGGGAGATCCTCGTTGATCGACGGTGCCACACCGGCGTGCGCGGCGTGTTCGCCGCCGGCGACTGCACAGACGTGCACGACAAGCAGATCGTGATCGCCGTGGCCGAAGGCGCCACGGCGGCGCTCTCGGCCTTCGAGTACTTGGTAACACAGGCCTAG